The following proteins come from a genomic window of Paenibacillus sp. CAA11:
- a CDS encoding SDR family oxidoreductase — protein sequence MGKILITGATGNLGSRTLNLLLKKVPANQVAVLVRDPQSEKIERFVKEGVEAHQGDYFDYNSLLRAFNGVDKVMLISAQAFTDRNTQHFNVIAAAKQAGVKQVIFTSIIRRENSNLIVPEVSMSDLFAEQTLKASGLAYTILRNPPYLEVMHMYFGDALKAGVRVPEGSGKVAAASLDDLAAANVAVLTQHGHENKSYTLSGSEGSSFADIAEALSEISEINVPYEAVSEKEYIDSMVANGLPVFMTDFLLGWVRGVNTGEFSETSGDLERLIGRKPMTYKEFFKYQFSKVED from the coding sequence ATGGGTAAAATACTTATTACTGGAGCAACGGGTAATCTTGGCAGCAGGACGCTAAACCTTCTTCTTAAAAAGGTTCCGGCAAATCAGGTCGCTGTATTGGTACGTGATCCGCAATCCGAAAAAATTGAAAGGTTTGTTAAAGAAGGTGTGGAGGCCCATCAGGGCGACTATTTTGATTATAACTCCCTTCTGCGAGCTTTTAATGGTGTTGACAAAGTCATGCTTATCTCCGCGCAAGCATTTACCGACCGTAATACGCAACATTTCAATGTCATCGCAGCTGCAAAGCAGGCTGGTGTTAAACAAGTGATCTTCACGTCGATCATACGAAGAGAAAATTCAAATCTTATTGTGCCCGAAGTGTCGATGTCAGACTTATTTGCTGAACAAACGCTTAAAGCATCCGGATTAGCTTATACCATTCTGCGGAATCCACCGTATCTTGAAGTCATGCATATGTATTTCGGAGATGCGCTTAAAGCCGGCGTGCGAGTGCCAGAGGGTTCCGGCAAAGTTGCCGCTGCATCTCTGGATGATTTGGCGGCAGCTAACGTAGCCGTTCTCACCCAACACGGGCACGAAAATAAGTCATACACGCTAAGTGGCAGCGAGGGAAGCTCTTTTGCAGACATCGCTGAAGCCCTCTCGGAGATTAGTGAGATAAATGTCCCTTATGAGGCAGTTAGCGAAAAAGAATATATAGACTCTATGGTAGCGAATGGCTTGCCTGTTTTCATGACTGATTTTTTATTAGGCTGGGTGCGAGGAGTCAACACTGGAGAATTTTCGGAGACATCCGGGGATCTTGAACGTCTGATTGGCCGAAAACCAATGACATATAAGGAATTCTTTAAATATCAGTTTTCTAAAGTTGAAGATTGA
- a CDS encoding histidine phosphatase family protein, whose translation MTQLYLIRHGDACIIKDGIVNDYGLTEIGVAQARKLRDRLVRSGEIQADVWIASSFLRAKQTAEIIADGLKVSVVLDDDFQEMRPGQALGMNKVSLDELLALHNPKQNPFSLIAPGAENWPQFVLRIGSSLNRIFHQYEGKTIAIVCHGGVIDCSFQFFFGLNAFEMPKVGFQTDHTSITHWLKQEDNTWSLIKYNDARHLEGY comes from the coding sequence ATGACGCAGCTATACCTAATAAGGCATGGTGATGCTTGTATTATAAAGGACGGAATAGTGAATGATTACGGACTAACAGAGATAGGTGTGGCGCAGGCCAGGAAACTGAGGGATCGGCTGGTTAGATCAGGGGAAATCCAGGCGGATGTGTGGATAGCAAGCTCATTTCTCCGAGCGAAGCAGACCGCTGAGATAATTGCGGACGGGTTAAAAGTTTCTGTTGTTCTGGATGATGATTTCCAAGAGATGCGCCCTGGTCAAGCGCTTGGCATGAACAAAGTGAGTTTGGATGAACTACTGGCCTTGCATAACCCTAAGCAGAATCCGTTTTCTTTGATAGCTCCCGGTGCCGAGAATTGGCCTCAATTTGTTTTGCGTATAGGGTCATCCCTTAATCGAATTTTTCATCAATATGAGGGAAAGACCATTGCAATTGTGTGTCACGGTGGTGTGATCGATTGCTCGTTCCAGTTTTTTTTCGGGTTAAACGCATTTGAAATGCCGAAGGTTGGATTTCAAACTGACCATACATCCATAACACACTGGTTGAAACAAGAAGATAATACTTGGTCACTTATAAAGTATAATGATGCCCGACATTTAGAAGGGTACTGA
- a CDS encoding NADPH-dependent F420 reductase has product MKFGFIGAGTVAQTLAKHLLLHGHEVILSNSRGPETLSDLISSLGAGAKSGTPSEAAEQDFVILCVTWAQMPAALSMVPDWTGRVLIDATNRFENTEPLLGEWSGKNSSEIVAQYAPGAHVIKAFNSVPMEWIKDYTEEKPKTVLFMSGDDIQVKQVLKEIWEKIGFACIDLGSLSQGGLLQQIGGPLAGLNLNLLDQYTVR; this is encoded by the coding sequence ATGAAATTTGGCTTTATTGGTGCTGGAACAGTTGCTCAAACGCTGGCGAAACATCTATTGCTTCACGGTCATGAAGTTATTCTCAGTAATAGTCGTGGTCCCGAAACGCTCTCAGATCTGATAAGCTCGCTCGGTGCTGGCGCAAAATCCGGAACACCGTCAGAAGCAGCTGAGCAGGACTTTGTAATATTATGCGTGACGTGGGCGCAAATGCCTGCTGCTTTGTCAATGGTTCCTGACTGGACAGGCCGCGTTCTTATTGATGCTACCAACCGTTTTGAAAATACGGAACCTCTACTTGGTGAATGGTCAGGAAAGAATTCAAGTGAAATCGTAGCCCAATATGCTCCGGGTGCTCATGTAATTAAAGCTTTTAACAGTGTTCCGATGGAATGGATTAAGGATTACACGGAGGAGAAGCCGAAGACTGTCCTGTTCATGTCCGGTGATGACATCCAGGTAAAACAAGTCTTGAAAGAAATTTGGGAGAAGATTGGCTTTGCCTGTATTGATCTTGGATCCTTGAGCCAGGGCGGTCTGCTGCAGCAAATAGGAGGACCTCTCGCCGGATTGAATTTAAATCTGCTGGATCAATACACTGTACGATAA
- a CDS encoding GNAT family N-acetyltransferase, with translation MKKIETARLRIREYTTEDLSALHQILSDNLTMSFWPRPFDYSQCKEWIQKRGIENYQAGYGRLAVELKETGEIIGDAGLLKLETDGQIENDLGYIIKSTYWGQGIGYEAAKALMMYGLEDLHLKRICANMPETHQASRRVAEKLGMMLEKRFMNRRNRNILTCLYIKTLN, from the coding sequence ATGAAGAAAATCGAAACAGCAAGACTTCGTATAAGGGAGTATACAACAGAGGATCTCTCGGCATTGCATCAAATTCTTTCGGATAACCTAACTATGAGCTTCTGGCCAAGGCCCTTTGATTATTCTCAATGTAAAGAATGGATCCAAAAAAGAGGAATCGAAAATTACCAAGCAGGATATGGCAGACTTGCGGTTGAACTCAAGGAAACAGGTGAAATAATTGGAGATGCGGGGCTGTTAAAGCTTGAGACAGATGGACAAATCGAGAACGACTTAGGTTACATTATTAAATCCACTTACTGGGGTCAAGGTATTGGATACGAGGCTGCAAAAGCATTAATGATGTATGGGCTCGAAGATTTACATCTAAAGCGAATATGCGCAAATATGCCGGAAACTCACCAAGCTTCTAGAAGAGTAGCTGAAAAGCTGGGAATGATGCTTGAAAAAAGATTTATGAATAGGAGAAATCGTAACATACTTACTTGCTTATATATTAAAACATTGAATTAA
- a CDS encoding YwiC-like family protein produces the protein MSRYIPKQHGAWAMLVLPFLMGLSISGGRVIHIPLFLCWFFIYLFSFPVLQWIKTGKKERYRGPALLYGAILLPLVLALIWYDPILIGYGVLLLIFFIPNIYFARTKNERALLNDIVAVIMFCSFIFPVVYVGGSRDFEAATQLFILLTAYFIGTALYVKTVIREKNNPRYYYTSVVYHLLLIGIALGVHLYLVIPSVILLLRAAWLPKLRWSVKQTGIGEFVFALLLYVSVLLIYF, from the coding sequence ATGTCAAGGTATATTCCCAAGCAGCATGGGGCTTGGGCGATGCTTGTTCTTCCTTTTTTGATGGGACTGTCAATATCCGGAGGAAGAGTAATTCATATTCCGCTATTTCTCTGCTGGTTCTTCATTTATTTGTTCAGCTTCCCGGTTCTGCAGTGGATCAAAACAGGAAAGAAAGAGCGGTACCGCGGACCGGCGCTGCTGTACGGAGCGATTCTGCTGCCTTTGGTGTTAGCTCTGATATGGTATGATCCCATCCTGATTGGATATGGTGTGCTGCTGCTCATTTTTTTCATCCCCAATATTTATTTCGCCAGAACTAAGAATGAGCGTGCCCTCTTAAATGATATTGTTGCTGTAATTATGTTCTGCTCCTTCATCTTCCCAGTAGTGTATGTAGGCGGCAGCAGAGATTTTGAAGCCGCTACGCAATTATTTATCCTATTAACCGCCTACTTTATCGGAACAGCATTATACGTGAAGACGGTGATTCGGGAGAAAAACAATCCGAGGTACTATTACACCTCAGTAGTCTATCATTTGTTACTCATTGGAATTGCGTTGGGAGTTCACCTCTATTTGGTCATCCCATCCGTGATTCTACTGCTCCGTGCTGCGTGGCTGCCTAAGCTGCGATGGAGTGTGAAGCAGACAGGAATTGGAGAATTTGTTTTTGCCTTGCTGCTGTATGTTTCTGTACTGCTCATATATTTCTGA
- a CDS encoding nitrate reductase subunit alpha, translating to MKRKRSLNFFKPIESYSGNWSILEEKNREWENVYRQRWSHDKIVRTTHGVNCTGSCSWKVFVKNGIITWENQQIDYPSCGPDMPEFEPRGCPRGASFSWYEYSPLRVKYPYMRGKLWRLWEAALAEHSNPVDAWASIVENPEKAKIYKSARGKGGHLRVGWDDALRLISAQLIYTIRKYGPDRIAGFTPIPAMSMISYASGARFISLLGGQMLSFYDWYADLPPASPQIWGEQTDVPESSDWYNAGYLIMWGSNVPLTRTPDAHFMTEVRYKGTKVVSVAPDLAENVKFADNWLAPNPGTDAALAQAMTHVILDEFYKDRKEPMFLNYAKQYTDMPFLILLDSHEDAWKGGRFLRASDLGDTSPNADWKPVIYDEAASELMVPNGTLGQRWEQGKKWNLILEREDGTKVEPALSVEGHGEQWETIVFPYFDNAKNGTFKRVIPVKKIRLADGTERLAATVYDLMMSQYGVARTESPYNAKGYDDASAHYTPAWQEKITGVKPSVVVQIAREFAQNALDTGGRSMIIMGAGINHWFNSDTIYRAILNLVVLTASQGVNGGGWAHYVGQEKCRPIEGWSTIAFAKDWQGPARLQNATSFFYFATEQWRYEESGTDSLKSPTAGDVHYQHPADYNVLAARLGWLPSYPQFNKNSLLFAEEAAQAGKKSNEEIIRHSVEEIKSRKTRFAVEDPGAPENFPRSLFIWRSNLISSSAKGQEYFMKHLLGASDALLASPNEEQKPEEIIWREDTEGKLDLMVTLDFRMTATPLYADIVLPAATWYEKTDLSSTDMHPFVHPFNPAINPLWESRSDWDIYRRLSEVFSEMAKEHLPGIYKDLVTAPLGHDSVGEIAQPMGLIKDWTKGEIEAVPGKTMPNFSIVERDYTKIHDKFISLGPNLAIGKTGAHGVSFSVAEEYEELKKLNGVYYDNSIKDGLPKILSARQAADAVLHLSSATNGRVSQKAYEEAEKEHGVPLKDISADRAAEKITFQSITAQPREVIPTPVFSGSNKQGRRYSPFTTNIERLVPFRTLTGRQHFYLDHEIFLQFGEALPVYKPTLPPMVFGPRDKEVKGGMDTLVLRYLTPHGKWNIHSTYQDNQHMLTLFRGGPTVWINNEDAEAHGLADNDWVEVYNRNGVVTARAVVSHRMPRGTMFMYHAQDKHINVPGSEITDTRGGSHNAPTRIHLKPTQMVGGYAQLSYGFNYYGPIGNQRDVYVAVRKMKEVNWLED from the coding sequence ATGAAAAGAAAAAGAAGCCTGAATTTTTTTAAACCTATTGAAAGTTACTCCGGAAATTGGTCCATTCTTGAGGAGAAAAATAGAGAGTGGGAGAACGTATACCGGCAGCGCTGGTCACATGACAAAATTGTGCGGACAACACATGGAGTGAATTGTACCGGCTCATGCAGCTGGAAGGTGTTTGTCAAGAACGGCATCATTACCTGGGAGAATCAGCAAATCGACTATCCTTCCTGCGGGCCGGACATGCCGGAGTTTGAACCGCGCGGCTGTCCGCGTGGTGCCAGCTTCTCCTGGTATGAATACAGCCCGCTTCGTGTGAAATATCCATATATGCGCGGAAAACTCTGGCGGCTGTGGGAAGCTGCTCTGGCAGAACACAGCAATCCAGTAGATGCCTGGGCAAGCATTGTTGAGAATCCTGAGAAGGCCAAGATTTATAAATCTGCACGGGGAAAGGGCGGCCACTTACGCGTCGGATGGGATGATGCTCTGAGATTGATCTCGGCGCAGCTGATCTACACCATCCGCAAGTATGGTCCTGACCGGATTGCAGGCTTTACACCTATTCCTGCGATGTCCATGATCAGCTATGCATCGGGTGCACGCTTTATCTCTCTGCTGGGCGGTCAAATGCTTAGCTTCTATGACTGGTATGCGGATCTTCCGCCGGCCTCCCCGCAAATTTGGGGCGAGCAAACCGATGTACCGGAATCCTCGGATTGGTACAACGCCGGCTATTTGATCATGTGGGGCTCAAATGTGCCTCTTACCCGTACTCCAGATGCTCATTTCATGACAGAGGTGCGCTATAAAGGGACAAAAGTCGTGTCTGTAGCTCCGGATCTGGCGGAGAACGTGAAGTTTGCCGACAACTGGCTTGCTCCGAACCCTGGCACGGATGCAGCTCTGGCGCAAGCAATGACCCATGTCATTCTGGATGAATTTTATAAAGACCGCAAAGAACCTATGTTTTTGAATTACGCTAAGCAGTATACAGATATGCCGTTCCTTATTCTATTAGATTCTCATGAGGATGCGTGGAAGGGCGGCCGTTTCCTTAGAGCAAGTGATCTGGGAGATACTTCGCCAAATGCTGATTGGAAGCCGGTCATCTATGACGAGGCTGCCAGTGAACTGATGGTTCCTAACGGCACACTGGGTCAGAGATGGGAGCAGGGCAAGAAGTGGAACCTGATCCTTGAGCGGGAGGATGGAACCAAGGTCGAGCCTGCACTTTCCGTTGAAGGCCATGGAGAACAGTGGGAGACCATTGTATTCCCGTACTTTGATAATGCGAAGAACGGAACGTTCAAGCGGGTTATTCCGGTTAAGAAAATACGTCTAGCGGATGGTACAGAGCGCCTAGCAGCAACCGTCTACGACCTCATGATGAGCCAGTACGGTGTAGCACGGACGGAGAGTCCGTACAACGCCAAGGGCTATGATGACGCATCAGCTCATTATACGCCGGCTTGGCAGGAGAAGATTACAGGCGTTAAACCGTCCGTAGTTGTACAAATCGCCAGAGAATTTGCCCAGAACGCTCTGGATACAGGTGGACGCTCCATGATCATCATGGGTGCCGGCATCAACCACTGGTTCAACAGCGATACGATCTATCGGGCTATCCTGAACCTTGTCGTGCTAACCGCTTCTCAAGGGGTTAATGGCGGCGGCTGGGCCCATTATGTGGGACAGGAGAAGTGCCGTCCGATCGAGGGTTGGTCTACCATTGCCTTCGCGAAGGATTGGCAGGGCCCGGCGCGGCTGCAAAATGCCACCTCCTTCTTCTACTTTGCAACAGAGCAGTGGAGATATGAGGAGAGCGGAACGGATTCGCTGAAGTCTCCAACCGCCGGGGATGTTCACTACCAGCATCCAGCGGATTACAATGTGCTGGCAGCTCGTCTGGGCTGGCTGCCATCTTATCCGCAGTTCAATAAGAACAGCCTGCTGTTCGCAGAAGAAGCGGCCCAGGCAGGCAAGAAATCGAATGAAGAGATTATCCGCCATTCGGTGGAGGAGATTAAATCGCGCAAGACCCGCTTTGCAGTAGAAGACCCGGGCGCGCCTGAGAACTTCCCGCGGTCACTGTTTATTTGGCGGTCGAACCTGATTTCGAGCTCGGCCAAGGGGCAAGAGTATTTCATGAAGCATCTCCTCGGGGCATCTGATGCCTTGCTGGCCAGTCCAAATGAAGAGCAGAAGCCTGAAGAGATCATTTGGCGGGAGGATACCGAAGGCAAGCTAGACCTGATGGTCACCCTCGATTTCCGGATGACGGCAACCCCGCTGTATGCGGATATTGTGCTGCCAGCGGCAACCTGGTATGAGAAGACGGACTTGTCCTCAACGGATATGCATCCTTTCGTGCATCCGTTCAATCCGGCGATTAACCCGCTGTGGGAATCCCGGTCGGACTGGGATATTTACCGCCGTCTGTCCGAAGTGTTCTCCGAGATGGCAAAAGAGCATTTGCCTGGCATCTATAAAGACTTAGTTACTGCTCCTCTCGGTCATGACTCCGTCGGAGAAATTGCCCAGCCTATGGGTCTGATCAAGGACTGGACCAAGGGAGAGATTGAGGCAGTACCCGGCAAGACCATGCCGAACTTCAGCATTGTAGAACGTGACTATACAAAGATCCATGACAAATTTATCTCGCTCGGACCCAACTTAGCCATCGGCAAGACAGGCGCTCACGGGGTCAGCTTCTCGGTCGCGGAAGAATATGAGGAACTTAAGAAGCTGAACGGTGTGTACTATGATAATTCGATCAAGGATGGCCTGCCGAAGATCCTAAGTGCGCGTCAGGCTGCAGACGCAGTTCTGCACTTATCATCCGCAACGAACGGACGTGTATCGCAGAAAGCCTATGAAGAGGCAGAGAAAGAGCATGGCGTTCCGCTGAAGGATATCTCGGCAGACCGCGCAGCAGAGAAGATCACGTTCCAGAGCATCACTGCCCAGCCGAGAGAGGTTATCCCAACGCCGGTATTCAGCGGTTCGAACAAGCAAGGGCGGCGCTATTCACCATTTACAACGAATATCGAACGTCTGGTTCCATTCCGCACCCTGACTGGCAGACAGCATTTTTATCTGGATCATGAAATCTTCCTTCAGTTTGGAGAGGCACTTCCGGTCTATAAACCAACCCTGCCTCCAATGGTGTTCGGGCCAAGAGACAAAGAGGTCAAAGGCGGTATGGATACGCTGGTGCTCCGCTATCTGACACCGCACGGCAAGTGGAATATTCACTCCACTTATCAGGATAATCAGCACATGCTGACCTTGTTCCGCGGAGGTCCAACCGTGTGGATCAACAATGAGGATGCAGAGGCACACGGGCTTGCCGATAACGACTGGGTAGAAGTTTACAACCGCAACGGAGTGGTTACAGCTAGAGCCGTTGTCAGCCACCGGATGCCTAGAGGCACGATGTTCATGTATCATGCCCAGGACAAACACATCAACGTGCCCGGCTCTGAAATCACAGACACGCGCGGCGGCAGCCATAACGCTCCGACACGGATTCATCTGAAACCGACTCAGATGGTGGGCGGATATGCGCAGCTCAGCTACGGATTCAACTATTATGGGCCAATCGGCAATCAGCGTGACGTATATGTAGCGGTCCGTAAAATGAAGGAGGTCAACTGGCTTGAAGATTAA
- a CDS encoding beta-galactosidase, whose protein sequence is MTHKPAEMTYDHRSFLLNGTRVFLNSAAVHYFRSPKEEWREVLMKAKLAGMNCIDTYFAWNVHEPNEGVWDFEGDRDCGAFLDLCAELVLWVIARPGPFICAEWDFGGFPWWLSGKEDVKFREYNEAYLHYVDIYFDKLIPLLRERQISSGGPVILVQVENEYGYLQADEQASRYMNYLRDGLISRGITVPLITCVGGAEGTVEGANFWSGADKHYVELRAKQPDAPKLVTEFWTGWFEHWGGSAASQKTASLYEKHFMEVIRAGFTGISHYMFYGGTNFNGYGGRTVGASDIFMVTSYDYNAPLNEYGRITDKYAAAKRLSYFLSAFQHLLLEAEEITAEEVRASKGITVRGRGLSRQKIWFVESRRDERATVNITLETGRTVPLSIAPGQIVPILDRVQIAEGVYLTSSALITGNEEVGGELTLFAAADRGQRSWIELEAEGLDILSHGLNMVYEIDPDRSALRLDLCHFEEPAIIRMMASKRSFRLVVLDQAAMNRLWRVNFHHDGAVHYVLGPDDMDTDSQGKVLGMMDDPDRSLIVLGGRGQGGIRYIGRDFMKQAPLAILPPVTLHSWESSRPAFVTDGVPESGQLVKQPVDFTRYGQDYGYLLYECDFENEEGGATNLMVPNLQDSARIYVNGEEQAIVRQLGAAGVRIQCAQGRNKLQMLIQHMGRLNFSPYLGESKGMKGPVYLGGEVMDIRRDWQAENEVIHLDEVRDPSDGPLLRRSFLPGSYDRAIIVGAVSRGLRVNGQEVLMEGYHDWFAFNTVDISQFVQPGQVNKIEMPYSAAPIHRLELLLWQSADELTGWRISGNEALRPRDWKLQQLGQGAAPAGNPVWYRCKFDKPTIPNSYHVRLKLRLTGMSKGFILLNGHHLGRYWQIGPQEDYKVPVIWLQEENELLLFDEAGHSPEHIRLLYDKPSIYPWFEIPLDGDGENDGDNGDVGGSATQF, encoded by the coding sequence ATGACCCATAAACCAGCTGAAATGACGTATGATCATCGAAGCTTCCTGCTGAACGGGACTAGAGTATTTTTGAACAGTGCAGCTGTCCATTATTTCCGAAGTCCAAAGGAAGAATGGCGGGAGGTGCTGATGAAGGCTAAGCTTGCCGGAATGAACTGTATTGATACTTATTTTGCCTGGAATGTGCATGAGCCTAACGAGGGGGTATGGGATTTCGAAGGGGACCGGGATTGCGGAGCCTTCCTTGATCTGTGTGCAGAGCTGGTTCTATGGGTTATTGCCCGGCCGGGGCCTTTTATCTGTGCAGAATGGGACTTTGGCGGGTTCCCCTGGTGGCTTAGCGGCAAGGAGGATGTGAAATTTCGCGAATATAACGAAGCCTATCTGCATTACGTGGATATATATTTTGACAAGCTGATCCCCCTTCTTAGAGAAAGGCAAATCTCTTCAGGAGGGCCCGTTATTCTAGTACAGGTTGAGAACGAATACGGGTATTTGCAAGCTGATGAGCAGGCGAGCCGATATATGAATTATCTTCGGGACGGTCTAATAAGCCGGGGGATAACCGTTCCTCTGATCACCTGTGTAGGCGGTGCGGAAGGCACCGTGGAGGGAGCAAATTTCTGGTCGGGAGCGGATAAGCATTATGTGGAGCTAAGAGCCAAGCAGCCCGATGCGCCTAAGCTCGTAACGGAATTCTGGACAGGATGGTTTGAGCATTGGGGTGGTTCTGCCGCTAGTCAAAAAACAGCCTCGCTGTATGAAAAGCACTTTATGGAAGTCATCCGCGCCGGATTTACGGGCATCAGCCATTATATGTTCTATGGGGGTACCAATTTTAACGGCTATGGAGGTAGAACCGTAGGGGCGAGTGATATTTTTATGGTCACTTCTTATGACTACAATGCTCCGCTAAATGAATACGGCAGAATAACGGATAAATACGCAGCGGCCAAGCGGCTGTCCTATTTCCTGTCAGCTTTTCAACATTTGCTGCTGGAAGCAGAGGAGATCACTGCCGAAGAAGTGCGTGCCTCTAAGGGGATTACGGTTCGCGGACGTGGGCTGAGCCGGCAAAAAATCTGGTTTGTTGAGAGCCGAAGGGATGAACGGGCGACGGTGAACATCACCTTAGAGACAGGAAGAACGGTTCCCCTCTCGATCGCACCCGGTCAAATCGTTCCTATTCTAGATCGCGTACAAATTGCAGAAGGGGTCTATCTAACGAGCAGTGCTCTGATTACAGGCAATGAAGAGGTTGGCGGAGAACTCACTTTATTTGCTGCGGCAGATCGGGGCCAGCGGTCCTGGATCGAGCTGGAGGCAGAGGGACTGGATATCCTAAGCCATGGACTTAACATGGTCTATGAGATTGACCCAGACCGAAGTGCTCTTCGCTTGGATCTGTGCCATTTTGAGGAGCCGGCAATCATTCGAATGATGGCGAGCAAGAGAAGCTTCAGGCTGGTTGTGCTGGATCAAGCGGCCATGAACCGTCTGTGGAGAGTCAACTTCCATCATGATGGAGCGGTGCATTATGTCCTTGGACCGGATGATATGGACACGGATTCGCAGGGGAAGGTACTAGGGATGATGGATGATCCGGACCGCAGCTTAATTGTGCTGGGCGGAAGGGGGCAAGGGGGAATCCGGTATATCGGCCGGGACTTCATGAAGCAAGCACCGCTTGCGATTCTTCCTCCGGTCACACTGCATTCTTGGGAGTCTAGCCGGCCAGCTTTTGTAACGGATGGCGTCCCTGAGAGCGGGCAGCTTGTGAAACAGCCTGTAGATTTTACCCGGTATGGTCAGGATTACGGTTACCTATTATATGAATGTGATTTTGAGAACGAGGAGGGCGGAGCCACGAATTTAATGGTTCCAAACCTTCAGGATTCTGCACGAATTTATGTAAATGGGGAAGAGCAGGCGATAGTTCGCCAGCTTGGAGCAGCTGGTGTCCGTATACAATGTGCACAGGGCAGGAATAAGCTGCAAATGCTAATACAGCATATGGGCCGGCTGAACTTTTCCCCATACTTAGGTGAATCCAAGGGAATGAAGGGACCCGTGTATCTTGGCGGCGAAGTCATGGATATCCGGCGGGACTGGCAAGCAGAAAATGAAGTTATTCATTTGGATGAAGTGCGAGACCCGTCTGACGGCCCGCTTCTAAGAAGAAGCTTCTTACCCGGAAGCTATGACCGGGCCATCATCGTGGGTGCGGTGAGCAGAGGTCTGCGCGTCAACGGTCAGGAAGTACTTATGGAAGGCTATCACGATTGGTTCGCTTTCAACACGGTGGATATTTCACAGTTTGTACAGCCTGGTCAAGTGAACAAGATAGAAATGCCTTATTCTGCTGCTCCGATCCATCGACTGGAGCTGCTGCTATGGCAGAGCGCGGATGAGCTTACCGGCTGGCGTATTTCGGGGAATGAGGCTTTGCGGCCTCGAGACTGGAAGCTGCAGCAGCTTGGGCAAGGAGCTGCTCCTGCCGGGAACCCCGTCTGGTACAGGTGTAAGTTCGATAAACCAACCATTCCAAATAGCTATCATGTAAGATTGAAGCTGCGGTTAACCGGGATGAGTAAAGGCTTCATTCTGCTGAACGGCCATCACCTTGGGCGATATTGGCAAATTGGTCCACAGGAGGACTATAAAGTCCCTGTGATCTGGCTGCAGGAGGAGAACGAGCTGCTTCTGTTTGATGAGGCAGGGCATTCGCCAGAGCATATAAGGCTGCTTTATGACAAACCCTCCATATATCCATGGTTCGAGATTCCTCTTGATGGAGACGGGGAAAATGACGGAGATAACGGAGATGTTGGAGGGTCGGCTACACAGTTTTAA
- a CDS encoding winged helix-turn-helix transcriptional regulator, which translates to MKTFYCDLEITLNVIGGKWRPLILYYLIKGPKRTGELKRLIPTISQKMLVQSLRELESANLIIRKMYNQVPPKVEYSISEMGMSLEPTLRALCDWGQNYAEKNLSKDEYRRLNVE; encoded by the coding sequence TTGAAAACTTTTTATTGTGATCTGGAAATCACTTTAAATGTCATTGGCGGGAAGTGGAGGCCTCTTATTTTGTATTATTTAATAAAAGGTCCTAAACGGACCGGTGAATTGAAAAGGCTCATACCCACAATATCTCAGAAAATGTTAGTCCAGTCGTTGCGGGAGTTGGAGAGTGCTAATTTGATTATAAGAAAAATGTACAATCAGGTACCACCAAAAGTGGAATATTCAATATCAGAAATGGGTATGTCACTTGAACCCACTTTGCGAGCTCTTTGTGATTGGGGCCAAAATTATGCAGAGAAGAACTTGAGCAAGGATGAATATCGGAGATTAAATGTAGAATAG